From Sardina pilchardus chromosome 9, fSarPil1.1, whole genome shotgun sequence, a single genomic window includes:
- the ppcs gene encoding phosphopantothenate--cysteine ligase: protein MADAKPPVSGATEGSLAEEFAVPSQVEELKGRMAEFAERHGAAGRRVVLITSGGTKVPLESRTVRFLDNFSSGRRGASSAEYFLDAGYAVIFLHRHRSLYPYTRLYAGTNLLDALTAEPESTRVVVDQSALPNIAAVLTRYQAVRAAGLLLPVEFSTLSDYLHLLKAAAQALSGIGSKAMFYLAAAVSDFYIPASEMPEHKIQSSNGPLQISMKMVPKMLSPLVCDWAPRAFIVSFKLETDAGILLQRARGALERYRHQAVVANVLDTRRGYVVVVTRHQQHELRVSEDDALNNVEIEERIVGNLAAAHTSFMLQG from the exons ATGGCAGACGCCAAGCCGCCCGTGTCAGGCGCCACGGAGGGCAGTCTGGCGGAGGAGTTCGCGGTGCCCTCCCAAGTGGAGGAGCTGAAGGGGCGGATGGCGGAGTTTGCAGAGCGTCACGGAGCGGCTGGACGCCGCGTCGTTCTCATCACCTCGGGTGGAACCAAAGTGCCTCTGGAGTCCAGAACGGTCCGGTTCTTAGACAACTTCAGCAGCGGCCGCAGGGGCGCCTCCTCAGCGGAGTACTTCCTGGACGCGGGCTATGCGGTGATCTTCCTGCACCGGCACCGCTCCCTGTACCCCTACACGCGGCTCTACGCGGGCACCAACCTGCTGGACGCGCTCACCGCGGAACCGGAGTCTACGCGGGTGGTGGTGGATCAGAGCGCTCTGCCCAACATCGCCGCGGTGCTGACGCGCTACCAGGCGGTGCGCGCGGCGGGCCTGCTGCTGCCGGTGGAGTTCAGCACGCTGTCCGACTACCTCCACCTGCTCAAAGCGGCGGCGCAGGCCCTCAGCGGGATAG GCTCTAAAGCCATGTTCTATCTGGCTGCTGCCGTGTCCGATTTCTACATCCCAGCGTCCGAGATGCCAGAACACAAGATCCAGTCTTCCAACGGGCCGCTTCAG atcagtATGAAGATGGTCCCCAAGATGCTGTCCCCGCTGGTGTGTGACTGGGCTCCGCGGGCGTTCATCGTCTCCTTTAAGCTGGAGACGGACGCGGGCATCCTGCTGCAGCGGGCGCGGGGGGCGCTGGAACGCTACCGTCACCAGGCCGTGGTGGCCAACGTGCTGGACACGCGCCGCGGCTACGTCGTCGTGGTGACGCGCCACCAGCAGCACGAGCTGCGCGTCTCCGAGGACGACGCGCTCAACAACGTGGAGATCGAGGAGCGCATCGTCGGCAACCTGGCCGCCGCACACACCAGCTTCATGCTGCAGGGCtga